A segment of the Siphonobacter curvatus genome:
CCACTGTCAGATACCATTTAGAAGCATCTTTAAAGTAGGGACGGACCTCACAGTCAATCACTTGCTGCAGCCTTGGAATGGCTTGCGAGGGTTGTTGCGTCATGACAAACGAACGACCCGCATAGAAATTCTCAAAACAAATCCGGCTGGGCTGTTCCGAGATGCTCGCATCGCCACCCCGTAAGGTCTGGCTAAGCGTATCCTGTACTTGAATGGGACTCAACGTGATGTACGAAGTGAACGCAATCGTCACCGCAGCCGCGGTTCCTGCCGACCACTTCCACCAGGGAACCTGCTGAGGTTCACGGTGTAAGGGAATAACAGGCGTTTCCTTGGCGGGCTCTGCTTCTGCATCCTTCCACTCTTGTACTTTTTCCGCATGAATTTCTCCGACCATCTCGGCCAGCAGAAAATCATCGATAACTGAATCGGCCTGTTGCATAAATTCAACTTCGCGGGCAAATTCAGGATTACTAATCATCTCCTTTTCGAACGCTGCTCGTTCGGTCGAAGATAGAGCATCATGGAGATATGCATCGATCCATTCCATTTGCTCCTGGCCTGATTTAGGTCTCATAGCGAAAGAGGGCTTTGAGTTTTTGTAAACACTTGTACTTTTCATTAATAGCGACTCGCTCGTTATCAAATCCCATTTTTTGAGCGATTTCTTTCATAGATAGCCCGTCCCGGCGATAGGCCGTCAGGATAGTCTGACACCTTTCACCCAGTAGATTGAATAACTGTATGTAGCGTTCCTGTTCTTCCCGTTCTTCCATGATTCGCTGAGCTGAAGCTTCCCACGAATCGTACCCTCCTCCCGTAGCTTCCATCTCTTGGACGTAATCACGCATGAATCCTCGCTGCTTGAGCGTATTCCGCCACCGGTTTTTAGCCAGTACGAATAAAAACGCCTCGATCGTTGTTCCCTCCTGCAACTGAAAGCTGCCATTACGTACAGCCTGAACAAAGTTGAGAACGGTAGTCTGAACCAAATCGTCAGCATCGTGGGCGTCTCCCCCATTTTGCAAAACGAAGTAGCGAACCGGACTAATGTGATGATCATATACGTCCCGAATGGCTTCATTCAATTCGCGACGATCTTTCGAACGGAGCCGAGCAATCAACTTTTCCTGGCTCTGAGTTCCTATCAATACCTTGAAATTTTGCATATATCAATCGAGAGGCCGAAATGTAACCTTAGCTTTCAAAAAAAAAATTTGTCAAGCCCATAAAACATTGATTATCAGATTATTATAAACTATGATTTTTTTGAGATTTTTCATCAGCTTTCCCTAAATTTTATTAGTTTCCTGGCTGCTGTTTTTACAGTAATCATAAAAAAAGGCCATTCCCCAAGGAACGGCCTCCGAAAAAATTATTAGTTGCCTTATCCCAAACGCTGCCGAATAGCTTCGTAAAGCAGGATCCCGTTAGCGACAGAGACGTTAAGTGAAGCAACCCGACCACTCATCGGAATGCTTACCAGTTCGTCGGCAATACGTAACAAAATCTCGGAAATACCGTCTTCTTCCGAGCCCATAATCACAGCCGTAGGAACCGTCAGATCGACCTCATATAGAGTCTTTGAAACTTTTTCGGTACACGCTACTACCTGTATACCCGAGTTCTGTAGAAAACGGACCGTTTCGACCAGATCATTTTCCCGGCATACGGGCAAAAAGTTCAAGGCTCCCGACGACGTCTTCATCGCGTCTGAATTAATCTGAGCACCGCCTTTAGCAGGAATGACAATGGCTTGTACACCCGCACATTCAGCCGTCCGGGCAATCGCTCCGAAGTTACGAACGTCGGTTACCCGGTCCAGAATTAGAATCAAAGGCGTCTGGCCTTGCTCGAATACGTTCGCTACGACGTTCTCTAGTTTGGCGTAGTTAATCGCTGATACGAAGGCAATGACCCCTTGGTGATTTTTCCGCGTAATCTGATCCAGCTTTTGTTTGGGGACTTTCTGCGTAGGAATATTACGCAACCGGGCAAACTCGAGCACCTCAATATTTCCCAGCTCCCGCTGAATGAGTAATTTATCAATTTCTTTTCCGGCCCGTATGGCTTCCAGTACGGGTTGTATACCAAACACAAACTCCGACTTCGACTCCGGGCGTGGCTGCCTGGGTCTGCTATAAAATGGCTTTTTTTCGCCGGGCTCACTGCCCTCTACTCGATTTCCCCGTTTCTCCATGCTTCGACAGCGGGATACCAGATGGGTTGAAACTCTACGAATCGTGATAACTCGTAGTGATCATCCACAAACTGATTATTCCGTTTATTGAACGTAAAATTTATTTCTGAAAATTGTGAATTACGTTTGGTATAGACCCATACTTCGCGGTCCTTGCTACGATTGACGCGGGTGGGCGGTCCCATAATGATGTACACCATACCCCGGTCGGTTTTCCAGCCTTCTTTATAACTGGTAAAGAGATCATTCGCCCGTTCTACGCGTCGGTAGAACGAGGAAATGGTTCGTTTGGCCGTTTGCTGATTTCCGTTAGACATCGACAACCAGTAGCGATCGAGTGAACGCTTAGGTTCACCGCCGTTTCGTAAGTCGTTAATTTCCTGATTGGTACTCATATAAACCAGTGGACGGGCCAGTTGCTGCGGGTACGTATAGCGGGGAAAACGATCCGCTACACCCATGAGGCCAATGCCAAAGGATTCCGTCGTATCCCGAACAAAATAATGCAATCCTTCGTGGTGAATGGTAAAAGGACGGTGCGTGGTTATCTGAGACGTGGAATCCACGTAGAGTTGCTTGGGCTGAGGCCGCAGGGTAGCCATTGGCGGTAAGGCCGCATCAAATTCGAACCCATAATGAAAAAAGCGGAACGTAGTATCGGGCCGTTGCAGAGCCATCAACTGAACGGTATCGCCTTGATGAGCGAAGTTTTCGAGCAGCGGAATTTTGCCGGTACCATCAAAAACGGCATAATAGTCGCCAACCTTTCCGGACTGAAAACGAACGAAGGTATCGTGGGTGGTCATCCCGCCTTTAGCGTCCGTAATTTCTGACATGACCACGCCCGTATAGACTTGCTTATCAGGCTTGGGAACATCAAACCAAACGGTAAAGACCGTACCGCCAGGCGTTACCTTGCGAATGAAGTTTTCGCCTTCACTCAATTTTAAAAGCTGGGTAGATAGCAACTGCTGACGACTACCATAATCCGGCAACATCCAGTACCGAATGCGAAACTCCTGAGCAAAATCGGCCGAGGACAGGTTTCGGTCGGGTTGTAGCCGAACATAGGTCCGGATTTGCGAACCATTATCCAGAAAACGGCTCCGTACCGAAAACAAGAATGCATCGGTCGAACGATTAGTCGGGCTTGTAGCAGGAGTTGCCGTACGATTGGCTGTATTGACTTTAGACGAGGTACAACCCGCTAACAGACCTAGGGAAACTCCTAAATAAATCAGGTATTTCATGGATTCATGGACGAATGATACAAAGATGCGTTTTTTTCTTCGGAACAACCGGCAAAACGCCAAGTGCGTCGGTCACGAATAACGAAAAAGATAGCGATTCTCACCTGTGTACACCCATAAATTTTCTGGTTTTGCCGGGAAGGTGGTATTTTTGCTCCTTCGATACTCGTTACCATCGAAACAGGAGCCACGGATTCGTCCGCATTCCTCCACCCCGTTTTTCATACGATCATGTACAAAACCACCGAAATAGCCTCTTCCGAACTGGTTTCTGATAACCCGGTTCACCAACGCCTGTTGTTTCCCTACATGGAAGCAGCCCGAATCGTGCACGGGAATGTGCTGGAAATCGGTTGCGGTACCGGACGGGGCGTGGGCGTACTGGCTCCTTCAGTCACACACTATACGGGCGTTGATAAAAACGAACCATTGATGACCAAACTGAGTCAGGAATACCCTGATTTCAAGTTCATTGACATGTTCTTACCGCCCCTCAAAGATCTGCCAGACAATCATTTTGACTTCATTGTCACGTTTCAGGTCATTGAGCACATTGAAAACGATGACTTTTTTATTCGGGAAGCCCACCGCGTTTTGAAGCCCGGCGGAAAGCTGCTGCTGACGACCGTCAACAGGAAATATTCCCTGACCCGGAACCCCTGGCACGTGCGGGAATACCTGGCCTCGGAACTCAAAAACCTGATCTTAAAATACTTTCCGACGATCGATACGCAGGGTGTACACGGCAACCAGAAAGTGTGGGAGTACTACGAGCAGAATAAAAAATCGGTGGAGAAGATTACGCGGTTTGATATTTTCAATCTCCAGTACCGTCTCCCCCGCCGTTTGCTGCAAGTACCTTACGACGTAGCCAACCGCCTGAGCCGTAACCTGATTCAGAAGTCAGCCACCGGCCTGGTTTCCGACATTACGTACAAGGATTATTTCCTCACCAACGACGCCGAGAATTGTTTCGACTTTTTTTACGTTGCAACGAAGTGAGTTTTCAGTTGGCGGTTTTCTGTTTATCTCTTCAACGTTAGGCAGTCTGGGGCACAGAAACATGCTGTGTTCACGGACATGCGTTGGCTTCCTAGCTGAAAACTGACAACAGAAAACTGCAAACGTTCCATGCACTTATACATCCACGTTCCTTTTTGCCGGCAGGCGTGTTATTACTGCGACTTCCATTTCAGCACTTCCCTGCAAGGGCGTACGGAGATGGTAGAAGCTATTTGCCTGGAAATCGAACTACGGAAAACCTATCTGCCGGATTCGTCGCTGGATACCATTTATTTCGGTGGAGGTACGCCTTCGCTGTTGGAAGAAGCGGACTTCCAGCACATTTTCCAGACCATTCATCAGCATTTTCGGGTACATCCAGAAGCAGAAATTACGCTGGAAGCGAATCCGGACGATCTTTCGCGGGAGAAATTAGCGTTGTTTCACCGCATGGGAATCAATCGGCTCAGTATTGGCATTCAGTCTTTCCATACGCCCCATTTACAACACCTGCACCGAATTCATTCAGCGGAGGACGCCCGTACTTGCGTGCGGATGGCCCAGGAAGTGGGCTTTGAAAATATTACGATTGATCTCATTTACGCCATTCCTTCTTCTGAGACCGATCCGCATGCTATTTGGCGAAAGGATCTGGCGGAAGCGATGGCCCTAGGGGTACCGCACATTTCAGCCTACTGTCTGACCATCGAGCCCCAAACGGTTTTCGGTAAATGGCTGAAAAATAAACGGATTGCTCCCATTGATGATGAATTTGCTGCCGAGCAGTTCCAAATCTTGCGAGATACCTTACGGGAACATGGGTACGAGCAATACGAAATCTCCAACTTTGCCCAGCCCGGACGGCATAGTCAGCACAACAGCAGCTACTGGCTTCAACATCCGTACCTGGGCGTGGGGCCTTCCGCTCACAGTTACGACGGACTTCGCACGCGTCAGTACAATCGCTCAAACAATCCGCAGTATGTAGCGTCCCTTCAGCAAGGCCTGATTCCGGCTGAAATCGAGAACCTGACCGAACAGGATCTGGTGAATGAATACGTTTTAACCAGCCTGCGTACGCACTGGGGAACGGACGTCGAACGTATTCGCAAGCTTTCGGAAACTGGCCTGCACGTGATTGAAGAAGTCCTTCCCGCACTCCAGCAGAACGGCTGGATTCGCCGGGAAGGCTCAATGCTATTTTTGACGGAAACGGGCAAATTATTCGCGGATCGCGTGGCCGAAGAGCTTTTCTGGGTAGAGGCTTAGAGGGCTTTTTTACGACGCATTACTCGAAAAACGTCACTCCACTACTATTTTTGTTTCAATCCGTTGGTTGCTTTCCAAGAGAAATACCAGTACAACCCCGGGTTTGATCCACTAGCTATTGACGTATGCCCGCCTCGAAAAGCCCTGACACCTATCGTTCCTGGCCCCAACAAGTCCTTCGATTTTTCGGCAAAATACTGTTCTATTTTATCGTCCTTTCGATCGGCGGTACGCTGGTCTTTCGCTTCGTTCCCATTCCCATTACCTGGACTATGATTGACCGGAAGATTACCAACGGAGGAAAATTATACTACGACTGGACTTCTTACGACGAGATTTCTCCGGAAATGGCCCTGGCCGTCGTCGCTTCAGAGGATCAGCGATTCCCACAACATTTTGGCTTCGATTTTGAAATGATGGGCAGTGCGTTCAAGAATAACCTGAAAGGCCGCCGCATCAAAGGAGCCAGTACCATCAGCCAGCAGGTGGCGAAAAACGTGTTTTTGTGGCAGGGCCGCAGTTATTTCCGAAAAATGCTCGAAGCCTGGTTTACCCTGCTTATTGAAGTGATCTGGGGTAAACAGCGAATTCTGGAAGTGTACCTCAACGTAGCCGAAACCGGCCCCATGACCTTTGGGGTTGAAGCCGCCGCCCAGCGATACTACGGTAAATCGGCGGCCCAACTCACGCGGACCGAAGCGGCCCGCATTGCCGCCGTATTACCCAGCCCCAATCGCTTTCTCATTGCCCGGCCGTCGAGTTATGTGCAGCGACGTACTAACAGTATTTCCCGGCAAATGCGGGCACTGGGCGGTAAATCTTACCTGATCTTTTAAAGCGTTTGCAGAAAGCCTGCTTGCACCAATTGGGTGTATACTCGGTGAATGGGCAGGCCCATTACGGTGAAATACGATCCCTCAATGCGATCAATGCCCACCATACCGATGAAATCCTGTACGCCATAGGCCCCGGCTTTGTCGAAAGGACGGCAGGCTTCCAGGTAGTAGTCGATCTCCCATTCGGTCAGTTCGCGAAAGTGAACGCGGGCCGTATCGGCAAAGCTCCAGGCTTGCTCGGCACTCATCAGGCATACTCCCGTGGTTACTTCGTGCGTCTGGCCGGAAAGCAGGCGTAACATTCGCCGGGCATCGGCTGCATCTATAGGTTTATTTAATATTTTTTCGTTGATTCGGACTACGGTATCCGCCGTCAACACCAGATTATTCTCCAGAAGGGAACGAAAGGCTTCTGCCTTTTTGAGAGCCAGAAAAACGGGTACGTCCTGGCTGGGCATATCCTCCGGAAAATCTTCTTCAGTGGGCAACACCTGTACCTGAAATGAAAACCCCGCATCCCGTAAGATTTGCTGACGACGCGGTGAATTAGACCCTAAAATCAATGGTTTGGAAAGAGAAAGCATACTTCGTGTTTTCTTGAGCTGTGTCATACCCAGGGATTGCTCGCTATGCATTTGCTGGTCGCACGCTAAACAACTTATTGGATAGAACCGTTGTACTACGGTTCAGAACTAAGCTTGGTTATGATTGATATTGCAAAAGTACCGGTTCAGCTCCGACTGGGCACGAAAGAAGATACAAAGGTTTTAACAAAACTCGCCAGTGAGACCATGCGGGAAGCCTTTGGTGAACAGAACGAGTCTAAACACATTGACGCCTACATCAGTCAGGCCTTTCACAAACTCAGCGTACAGGCCGAACTGGCTGATACCAAGCACAACACCTTCTGGCTGGCGTTTCAGAACGAAGAACTGGTGGGTTACTGTAAACTCAACCGTAAATCAGAAAAGCCCCGGAATCTAAAAGGATACAAGGCCGTAGAATTACAGCGAATCTACGTGTATGATCAGTACAAAGGACAGGGTATCGGGAAGCAGCTACTCGAGGCCTGTCTGGAACAAGCTCGTCAGGAAAAATACCAAGCCGTGTTTTTAGGCGTTTGGGAAAAGAATGAGTCGGCCATTCATTTCTACGAACATATGGGTTTTGAAAAGATGGGATGGCACTACTTTCTGTTTGGCTTTGACCGCCAGCGAGACTATTGGATGGTAAAACGTTTATAAACCTTGATCACTACATTACGCATCGGATTGCTGACTCTGTTTCTGCTCGGAACTGTGGCAATTCCCTTTGCGTGTAGGGCTCAGAAACCCATTCCGTCCGTAGTCGATTCCACGAAGATCCTAACACCCACCCAGCGGGACAGCATTCGGTTTACCAAACTTCGGTATTCCATGAAAAAGCGAAACTGGACGGGGAGTATTTATGACTTTCTTTTTAAGTACCCGTATAATACCAACGCTCAAAGTCAGGCAGTTTCGAAGATTGAGGACAATCCCTTCAAACCCTACGACGGGAAACGGATTCGTAAAATCGATATCAAGCAACTGGAAGTTTTCGGCCCTACCGTTTACGATACCGCACGCATAGCCACCAACTGGGTGGAACGTTTGGGTAACCGCCTCCACCACGATACCCGGACCAATATCATTCAAAAATCCTTACTGTTCTTTAAAGTCGGCGATGAAGTCAATCCGAACGTACTGCGGGATAACGAACGGATTCTACGCCAAACACCCATTTTTCACGACGCCCGAATTTTTGTTATTCCCGTCAAAGGCGAACCCAATGTAGTGGATGTACTCGTCATTACGCAGGACGTCTGGTCATTGGTACCCGACGGCGGGGTTGGCGGGCCAACGAATTTCAACCTAGCCGTGGAACAGAAAAACGTACAGGGTCGGGCACATGCCTGGAAGACCGGCATTGCTTACAACGGCGAAGCTCCGTACCAATCCTTCGAATTCTTTACCCGCTATACTCTGCCCTACATTGGTAGGTCACTCACGACTACGCAGTTTTACGCCGACTATTTTCGCGACCGCAAGCAGTTTGGGGGCCGTATTCAAAAAGATTTCATTCGTCCGGAAATCAAGTACGCGGGGGCCTTTGAAGTATCGTATTACATTGAAAACAAATTCGTATTCATCGACCCCAATTCCGATACAACGGTTAAGGCTCACGTCAAGTACGGCTATCAGGATGCCTGGTTCGGTCGAGCGTTTCGGTTGGGTTTTAAAGACCAAAAACTGGATCAGCGGTCACGGCTGATTGTGGCGCTGCGAACCAGTGGATACGGCTACACCAATCGGGCTAATCTACCCGACGGTGCTAAGAATTTGTTTCCCGGTTCGCGGCAATACCTGGGTAGTATTGGTTATTCCAACCGAAATTATCAGCGGGATGTATTGATCTACGCCTTTGGCCGGACGGAAGACGTCCCGATTGGTTTTCTGGCCTCGCTCACATGGGGTAAGGAAAAATCCGATCTAGGCATCCGTACGTATTCAGCCCTGCGAATGGCTCATGGTACGTATCTTCAAAACAAAAAGGCGGGATACATCTATCTGCTGGGTTCCTTGGGAGGCTACCTCGAAGATGGGCAAATTCAGCAGGGAACGGTCAATGTAGAGGGCAATTACTTTAGTCCGCTCATGACGGTGAAGCGATCGTATTTTCGCCATTTTATCACCGTACGGTACACGGGCGGAATCAATCGATTTCAGTACGAATACCTGACGCTCAATAATCAGGAAGGGTTACGGGGCATTCGCAGTAATTTCTTGCGGGGTGATAAACGATTGGTCATCAATTTGGAAAGCGTCTTCTTTTCACCTTTTCAGGTATTCGGCTTTCGTACCGCCATGTTCCTTCAGGCGGATCTAGGCTTTCTTTCCTTTTCCAACAAGGATTTGTTTGCCGATATGTACCAAGGCTATGGCATCGGCTTTCGCTTCCGAAACGAAAACCTGAACTTTAATACTTTTCAGATTCGGATGGGTTATTATCCGAATATTCCCGGCAATCGCTCGCCCCTGCGAATTGAAGGTAGCGGGGAGTCGATTCTACGCATGCCTGATTTCCGGATTGAAGCACCGGATCGTACGGATTTGTTCCGTACGTCCCGGCAATAATTTCCTTACTTAGTTGGCACGGGTATTCACGCTTTTTACCGTGTAGCCCTGCTCTTTAAGCAAAGCCAGTACGCCTTTCGGTCCACCCAGGTGAGCCGCACCTACGGCAATGAAACTGGGCTTTTCGTGAATGGACTTCGTAATCACGGGAATCCAGTTACTGTTTCGCTGCCAGAGTAGATCCTGTAGCTGATCTTTAAAATCGGGGTCTTTTTCGCTGGCTTCGTACAAAGCTTCAATGTCTTGCTTACGATATAACTCCAGCATGGTATTGAATTCTTCCTGCGAGTGACCGTACTCCCGAACGTATTTAACCAGTTGCTCTGCACCTTTTTTTGGCCCAGGTTTGTCAATAACCGCAAATTGATCGGCTGCTTTTTCCAGACCCAAAACTGGTTTTTTATCCGTCGTCGCTTTCTGCATGAAGACCATCTCCGGCGATCCGGGCGTACAGCCTAGCATTTTCGGATAGATCATACTCATCAGCATAAAGGGTTTCATCTGCTTCACCATTTCCAGATTGGTCTTCAGTGAATCTTTGAAAAACTGATTGAGGTAGTCGTAGTCCGCTTCCGA
Coding sequences within it:
- a CDS encoding RNA polymerase sigma factor encodes the protein MQNFKVLIGTQSQEKLIARLRSKDRRELNEAIRDVYDHHISPVRYFVLQNGGDAHDADDLVQTTVLNFVQAVRNGSFQLQEGTTIEAFLFVLAKNRWRNTLKQRGFMRDYVQEMEATGGGYDSWEASAQRIMEEREEQERYIQLFNLLGERCQTILTAYRRDGLSMKEIAQKMGFDNERVAINEKYKCLQKLKALFRYET
- the rlmB gene encoding 23S rRNA (guanosine(2251)-2'-O)-methyltransferase RlmB — protein: MEKRGNRVEGSEPGEKKPFYSRPRQPRPESKSEFVFGIQPVLEAIRAGKEIDKLLIQRELGNIEVLEFARLRNIPTQKVPKQKLDQITRKNHQGVIAFVSAINYAKLENVVANVFEQGQTPLILILDRVTDVRNFGAIARTAECAGVQAIVIPAKGGAQINSDAMKTSSGALNFLPVCRENDLVETVRFLQNSGIQVVACTEKVSKTLYEVDLTVPTAVIMGSEEDGISEILLRIADELVSIPMSGRVASLNVSVANGILLYEAIRQRLG
- a CDS encoding GWxTD domain-containing protein, whose translation is MKYLIYLGVSLGLLAGCTSSKVNTANRTATPATSPTNRSTDAFLFSVRSRFLDNGSQIRTYVRLQPDRNLSSADFAQEFRIRYWMLPDYGSRQQLLSTQLLKLSEGENFIRKVTPGGTVFTVWFDVPKPDKQVYTGVVMSEITDAKGGMTTHDTFVRFQSGKVGDYYAVFDGTGKIPLLENFAHQGDTVQLMALQRPDTTFRFFHYGFEFDAALPPMATLRPQPKQLYVDSTSQITTHRPFTIHHEGLHYFVRDTTESFGIGLMGVADRFPRYTYPQQLARPLVYMSTNQEINDLRNGGEPKRSLDRYWLSMSNGNQQTAKRTISSFYRRVERANDLFTSYKEGWKTDRGMVYIIMGPPTRVNRSKDREVWVYTKRNSQFSEINFTFNKRNNQFVDDHYELSRFVEFQPIWYPAVEAWRNGEIE
- a CDS encoding class I SAM-dependent methyltransferase translates to MYKTTEIASSELVSDNPVHQRLLFPYMEAARIVHGNVLEIGCGTGRGVGVLAPSVTHYTGVDKNEPLMTKLSQEYPDFKFIDMFLPPLKDLPDNHFDFIVTFQVIEHIENDDFFIREAHRVLKPGGKLLLTTVNRKYSLTRNPWHVREYLASELKNLILKYFPTIDTQGVHGNQKVWEYYEQNKKSVEKITRFDIFNLQYRLPRRLLQVPYDVANRLSRNLIQKSATGLVSDITYKDYFLTNDAENCFDFFYVATK
- the hemW gene encoding radical SAM family heme chaperone HemW translates to MHLYIHVPFCRQACYYCDFHFSTSLQGRTEMVEAICLEIELRKTYLPDSSLDTIYFGGGTPSLLEEADFQHIFQTIHQHFRVHPEAEITLEANPDDLSREKLALFHRMGINRLSIGIQSFHTPHLQHLHRIHSAEDARTCVRMAQEVGFENITIDLIYAIPSSETDPHAIWRKDLAEAMALGVPHISAYCLTIEPQTVFGKWLKNKRIAPIDDEFAAEQFQILRDTLREHGYEQYEISNFAQPGRHSQHNSSYWLQHPYLGVGPSAHSYDGLRTRQYNRSNNPQYVASLQQGLIPAEIENLTEQDLVNEYVLTSLRTHWGTDVERIRKLSETGLHVIEEVLPALQQNGWIRREGSMLFLTETGKLFADRVAEELFWVEA
- the mtgA gene encoding monofunctional biosynthetic peptidoglycan transglycosylase, which encodes MPASKSPDTYRSWPQQVLRFFGKILFYFIVLSIGGTLVFRFVPIPITWTMIDRKITNGGKLYYDWTSYDEISPEMALAVVASEDQRFPQHFGFDFEMMGSAFKNNLKGRRIKGASTISQQVAKNVFLWQGRSYFRKMLEAWFTLLIEVIWGKQRILEVYLNVAETGPMTFGVEAAAQRYYGKSAAQLTRTEAARIAAVLPSPNRFLIARPSSYVQRRTNSISRQMRALGGKSYLIF
- a CDS encoding Maf family nucleotide pyrophosphatase, yielding MLSLSKPLILGSNSPRRQQILRDAGFSFQVQVLPTEEDFPEDMPSQDVPVFLALKKAEAFRSLLENNLVLTADTVVRINEKILNKPIDAADARRMLRLLSGQTHEVTTGVCLMSAEQAWSFADTARVHFRELTEWEIDYYLEACRPFDKAGAYGVQDFIGMVGIDRIEGSYFTVMGLPIHRVYTQLVQAGFLQTL
- a CDS encoding GNAT family N-acetyltransferase; translation: MIDIAKVPVQLRLGTKEDTKVLTKLASETMREAFGEQNESKHIDAYISQAFHKLSVQAELADTKHNTFWLAFQNEELVGYCKLNRKSEKPRNLKGYKAVELQRIYVYDQYKGQGIGKQLLEACLEQARQEKYQAVFLGVWEKNESAIHFYEHMGFEKMGWHYFLFGFDRQRDYWMVKRL
- a CDS encoding BamA/TamA family outer membrane protein, whose protein sequence is MITTLRIGLLTLFLLGTVAIPFACRAQKPIPSVVDSTKILTPTQRDSIRFTKLRYSMKKRNWTGSIYDFLFKYPYNTNAQSQAVSKIEDNPFKPYDGKRIRKIDIKQLEVFGPTVYDTARIATNWVERLGNRLHHDTRTNIIQKSLLFFKVGDEVNPNVLRDNERILRQTPIFHDARIFVIPVKGEPNVVDVLVITQDVWSLVPDGGVGGPTNFNLAVEQKNVQGRAHAWKTGIAYNGEAPYQSFEFFTRYTLPYIGRSLTTTQFYADYFRDRKQFGGRIQKDFIRPEIKYAGAFEVSYYIENKFVFIDPNSDTTVKAHVKYGYQDAWFGRAFRLGFKDQKLDQRSRLIVALRTSGYGYTNRANLPDGAKNLFPGSRQYLGSIGYSNRNYQRDVLIYAFGRTEDVPIGFLASLTWGKEKSDLGIRTYSALRMAHGTYLQNKKAGYIYLLGSLGGYLEDGQIQQGTVNVEGNYFSPLMTVKRSYFRHFITVRYTGGINRFQYEYLTLNNQEGLRGIRSNFLRGDKRLVINLESVFFSPFQVFGFRTAMFLQADLGFLSFSNKDLFADMYQGYGIGFRFRNENLNFNTFQIRMGYYPNIPGNRSPLRIEGSGESILRMPDFRIEAPDRTDLFRTSRQ
- a CDS encoding TraB/GumN family protein, whose amino-acid sequence is MKYFKQLGAGLLLLLSSHAFSQKNTPSLLYEVSGKGLTKPSYLYGTFHLLCQKDLQISPVALEKLKGTEQLYLEIDMDDPKELSSMMSSMYLKGQTLKDLVSEADYDYLNQFFKDSLKTNLEMVKQMKPFMLMSMIYPKMLGCTPGSPEMVFMQKATTDKKPVLGLEKAADQFAVIDKPGPKKGAEQLVKYVREYGHSQEEFNTMLELYRKQDIEALYEASEKDPDFKDQLQDLLWQRNSNWIPVITKSIHEKPSFIAVGAAHLGGPKGVLALLKEQGYTVKSVNTRAN